A genomic segment from Amygdalobacter nucleatus encodes:
- a CDS encoding HD family phosphohydrolase, whose translation MRLNFHRLNKFLRCTLASVLLIVFLLFVYWQSLPRKYDLHIGQVSPYDITASHNLIDKNATRLKAISEASAVSPIFTRSEAMSAQCLAKLDEYLSILYNLRLPVWQDYAEVSGEKLKDNLVNALADFNAIFPDADRDVAENKAETEATEATTIETATANQEKGVEPSSSVAKDAESALAKNVKPEVKVLTEAEKKAIQAKVEASYPKNTELKELAKRISSLSKNKGIYIAETYAHLLAEAEPSVFMSLIIELRTTAKSIMSQDLNKEKLDIAITHKSAKLVETVKNYTELYSVTAPILRSILAANLRYDAQVTREARNTVYERAMANPIQIHRGTRIVNYNDVISESQYENLKQLGLLKDADQNYQYLFVLLAMAFVCLGLSVVYLSRRTNDYSAARGSNFILTTSAVAVIICSLYTAKISTFLLPIPFFILISLIYFNTRDSLFLTMVLISFLSILSDNTVAHFVGYTVAALIMLLIMSYSKQKNNYLLLIIASSVAMIIGGAFYAVFEYQTLMEAIKVLGFCLLNGLLCALVTIGVVPLFDFTFAAVSPMRLVALAQPDAPLMKRLFMEALGTYQHSMMVANLAETAAEAVGANTLLCRVGAYYHDIGKLEQPLMFTENQDDYNPHDDLQPESSYQIITRHVLMGQKMAKRYRLPQALQNIIKEHHGTTVLFYFYKKAEKEHQKLNLPPVDKANWRYPWQTPSSKEAAIVMLADSLEAAMKSTGYRTVQQVEEMARKIVHDKNSQDQLIHSGLSYQDVEDILQAFKRVYAGVFKERVKYPDVSKS comes from the coding sequence ATGCGCTTAAATTTTCATCGCCTAAACAAATTTTTGCGTTGCACTTTAGCCAGCGTATTATTAATTGTCTTTTTATTGTTTGTCTATTGGCAATCTTTGCCGAGAAAGTATGATCTGCATATTGGGCAAGTTTCGCCATATGATATTACAGCTAGCCATAACTTGATTGATAAAAATGCTACCCGCTTGAAAGCTATTTCTGAAGCTAGTGCTGTTAGCCCGATTTTTACACGTTCAGAAGCTATGTCAGCGCAATGTTTAGCTAAGCTAGATGAATATCTATCCATACTTTACAATTTGCGTTTACCAGTCTGGCAAGATTATGCAGAGGTAAGTGGCGAAAAATTAAAAGATAATTTGGTCAATGCTTTGGCTGATTTTAATGCAATTTTCCCTGATGCTGATAGAGACGTAGCTGAAAATAAAGCCGAAACTGAAGCAACTGAAGCAACAACTATAGAAACAGCGACAGCTAATCAAGAAAAAGGTGTTGAGCCTAGTTCTAGCGTGGCAAAAGATGCTGAGTCTGCACTTGCTAAAAATGTCAAACCAGAAGTTAAGGTCTTGACAGAGGCTGAGAAAAAAGCAATTCAAGCGAAGGTTGAAGCTAGCTATCCGAAAAATACTGAACTTAAAGAATTAGCTAAACGAATCAGTAGTTTAAGTAAGAACAAGGGTATTTATATTGCTGAAACTTATGCCCATTTATTGGCGGAAGCTGAACCAAGCGTTTTTATGTCCTTGATCATTGAACTTAGAACGACTGCTAAGTCAATCATGAGTCAGGATCTGAACAAAGAGAAGTTAGACATTGCTATTACGCATAAGAGCGCTAAATTGGTTGAAACGGTCAAAAACTACACTGAATTGTATTCCGTTACAGCTCCAATTTTGCGTAGTATTTTGGCCGCTAACTTGCGCTATGATGCACAAGTAACAAGAGAAGCGAGAAATACGGTCTACGAGCGGGCAATGGCTAATCCGATTCAGATTCATCGTGGGACAAGAATTGTCAACTACAACGATGTAATTAGTGAATCACAATATGAGAATTTGAAACAGCTAGGTCTCTTGAAAGATGCAGATCAAAATTACCAGTATCTCTTCGTGTTGCTGGCGATGGCCTTTGTCTGCTTAGGCTTGAGCGTTGTTTATTTGTCTAGGCGGACCAACGATTACAGTGCAGCTAGAGGTTCGAATTTCATTTTGACGACAAGTGCTGTAGCTGTAATTATCTGTAGCTTGTATACTGCCAAAATTTCAACTTTCCTCTTACCAATTCCATTCTTTATTCTGATTTCGTTGATTTATTTCAACACGCGTGACAGCTTATTCTTGACGATGGTCTTGATCAGCTTCTTGAGTATTTTGAGTGATAATACAGTGGCCCACTTTGTAGGCTATACAGTTGCAGCTTTGATCATGCTATTAATTATGAGCTATTCCAAGCAGAAGAATAATTACCTGCTTTTGATTATTGCGTCAAGTGTCGCAATGATAATTGGCGGTGCTTTCTATGCTGTATTTGAATATCAGACATTGATGGAAGCTATCAAGGTTTTAGGCTTCTGCCTTTTGAACGGCCTTCTTTGTGCTTTAGTGACAATTGGCGTTGTGCCATTGTTCGATTTCACCTTTGCCGCCGTTTCACCTATGCGCTTGGTTGCTTTAGCTCAGCCAGATGCGCCGTTAATGAAGCGCTTGTTTATGGAAGCATTGGGTACTTACCAACATTCAATGATGGTGGCTAATTTGGCTGAAACAGCCGCAGAAGCAGTAGGCGCAAACACATTGCTCTGTCGTGTCGGTGCTTATTATCATGATATTGGTAAATTGGAGCAGCCATTGATGTTTACGGAAAATCAGGATGATTACAATCCTCATGATGATTTGCAGCCTGAAAGTAGTTACCAGATTATCACACGGCATGTCTTGATGGGGCAAAAGATGGCCAAGCGTTATCGCTTGCCGCAAGCTTTACAGAACATTATTAAAGAACATCATGGTACAACGGTTTTGTTCTATTTCTACAAGAAAGCTGAAAAAGAGCATCAGAAGCTTAATTTGCCACCTGTAGATAAAGCCAACTGGCGCTATCCATGGCAGACACCGTCAAGTAAAGAGGCAGCTATTGTGATGCTAGCTGATTCTTTGGAAGCGGCGATGAAGTCTACGGGTTATCGTACTGTACAACAAGTTGAAGAGATGGCACGTAAAATCGTGCATGACAAGAATAGTCAGGATCAATTGATCCATTCTGGCTTATCATATCAGGATGTCGAAGATATTCTCCAAGCGTTTAAGCGTGTTTATGCTGGTGTATTTAAAGAAAGGGTGAAGTATCCAGATGTTAGTAAGAGTTAA